One Amycolatopsis sp. NBC_00355 genomic window carries:
- a CDS encoding AAA family ATPase produces MAAPRWKRAAYVGLPLAILVVLVAAGIRFSWFASFADPANGGWPWVEALSWIVGIGAGITSVVVLLVPRRGEIPQAPPPKPRHYSELLNRKHQFDALRKRLSTGPPGVVTVTGEAGIGKSMLVKTVLKTLREETSRPRVCCHTVVPHVRFDIQLLIEDIRRHAGLPAVAEDGESSLEVLTAALASAGQERLIIVIDAAQHLPRSGEDRYLDLQIDEAFDRIDTDRRHGVTVVLLSTELLQSKAGPRSWLKESASIRLSWLPHTEFDILLDRAGLTELRKNRTELRRQFQGNPGCIALMQARNELSDRKRGHEELMAPLGPTVTVPDLLRVTIEELREPHRKVVHALAACGTPVEDKTVVALLTGEVADVNVAAALTELTENRLVTRTSDDLYYLCVDDPAALLPPTGGDRKKLLKRAADELGKLLVAEPTGPDQLRLHLAQLQVLLAAERYEVAYDAIEVMVGFLAKWNCRLMLLDQREQLRGRLGDEIWEMLNDSELGALYSEKGCFPEADKAYGRALAYANKLGQPEVRTQIRANFAAMYWQEGKTDLAFSYYELARSDARAQGETEPLVQALLGLAACHRHWGQYDKAIARANEVLAVAGVEAAQVVKASLLLTRWYTETGDRPEARARLAAAQQAAAGNPRLELLCSDAEADVFLALRQLGPAKARAVETVEQALVLQDPVAVLQARTTLCMACLRTGDLGEAALHIEDAWRYRRLDRALIVLALRAVVTLGTDRDGARRLFGELAEQAESRIKSDLRDFGAHDMLGLAICGVLLDTDRKLDGAINAFDTSRTITQGADTVLLERLEFLVNLLEGHTRTPHRLEPVLEALSGTRTRPPE; encoded by the coding sequence ATGGCCGCGCCGAGGTGGAAGCGAGCTGCGTACGTCGGTTTGCCCCTTGCCATCCTCGTGGTGCTCGTCGCCGCCGGGATCCGGTTCTCCTGGTTCGCCTCGTTCGCCGACCCCGCGAACGGCGGCTGGCCGTGGGTCGAGGCCCTCAGCTGGATCGTGGGCATCGGCGCGGGCATCACATCGGTGGTGGTGCTCCTGGTGCCTCGACGCGGGGAGATACCACAGGCGCCGCCACCGAAACCGCGCCACTATTCCGAACTGCTGAATCGCAAACACCAGTTCGACGCCCTGCGCAAGCGGTTGTCCACGGGACCACCCGGAGTCGTCACCGTGACCGGGGAGGCGGGCATCGGCAAGTCGATGCTCGTGAAGACCGTGCTCAAGACGCTCAGAGAGGAGACATCGCGCCCGCGGGTGTGCTGCCACACGGTGGTACCGCATGTCCGTTTCGACATCCAGCTGCTGATCGAGGACATCCGGCGGCACGCCGGCCTACCGGCCGTGGCCGAGGACGGCGAGTCGTCGCTCGAAGTCTTGACAGCCGCCTTGGCAAGCGCCGGCCAGGAGCGCCTCATCATCGTCATCGACGCCGCGCAGCACCTCCCCCGGAGCGGCGAAGACCGGTACCTCGACCTGCAGATCGACGAAGCCTTCGACCGGATAGACACCGATCGGCGGCACGGTGTCACAGTGGTACTGCTGAGCACCGAGCTGCTGCAATCCAAGGCGGGGCCACGTTCCTGGCTGAAGGAGTCCGCATCGATCAGGTTGTCCTGGCTGCCGCACACCGAGTTCGACATCCTCCTCGACCGGGCGGGGCTGACCGAATTGCGGAAGAATCGCACGGAGCTCCGAAGGCAATTCCAGGGCAACCCGGGCTGTATCGCGTTGATGCAAGCGAGAAACGAGCTCTCCGACCGAAAGCGCGGCCACGAGGAACTGATGGCACCCTTGGGCCCCACCGTCACGGTGCCCGACCTTCTCAGGGTGACGATCGAAGAACTCAGGGAGCCACACCGGAAGGTGGTGCACGCGCTCGCCGCCTGCGGAACGCCGGTCGAGGACAAGACTGTCGTCGCGCTGCTGACCGGTGAGGTGGCGGACGTCAACGTCGCCGCTGCCCTGACGGAGCTGACCGAGAACCGGCTCGTCACCAGGACGTCCGACGACCTCTATTACCTGTGCGTGGACGACCCGGCCGCACTCCTGCCGCCGACCGGCGGAGACCGGAAGAAGCTGCTGAAAAGGGCCGCCGACGAACTCGGCAAGCTGCTGGTGGCCGAGCCCACCGGACCCGACCAGCTACGGCTGCACCTCGCGCAGTTGCAGGTCCTGCTCGCCGCGGAACGGTACGAGGTGGCCTACGACGCGATCGAAGTGATGGTCGGTTTCCTGGCCAAGTGGAACTGCCGGCTCATGCTCCTCGACCAGCGCGAGCAACTCCGGGGCCGGCTGGGCGACGAGATCTGGGAAATGCTGAACGACAGCGAACTCGGCGCGCTCTACAGCGAAAAAGGCTGCTTCCCCGAAGCGGATAAAGCCTACGGACGTGCCCTGGCGTACGCGAACAAGCTGGGCCAACCGGAAGTGCGCACCCAGATCCGGGCGAACTTCGCCGCGATGTACTGGCAGGAGGGCAAGACCGACCTGGCCTTCAGCTACTACGAACTGGCCCGGTCCGACGCCCGGGCACAGGGTGAGACCGAACCACTCGTGCAAGCGCTTCTGGGCCTCGCCGCCTGTCACCGCCACTGGGGGCAGTACGACAAGGCCATCGCGCGGGCGAACGAGGTCCTCGCCGTAGCCGGCGTCGAGGCGGCTCAGGTCGTCAAGGCGTCCCTCCTCCTCACCCGCTGGTACACCGAAACCGGCGACCGGCCCGAAGCACGCGCGCGGCTCGCCGCGGCACAGCAGGCCGCGGCCGGGAACCCGCGGCTCGAATTGCTGTGCTCGGACGCCGAAGCCGACGTATTCCTTGCCCTGCGACAGCTCGGCCCCGCGAAAGCCCGGGCGGTCGAGACTGTGGAACAAGCGCTGGTGCTGCAGGATCCCGTCGCCGTCCTGCAGGCGCGGACCACGCTGTGCATGGCTTGTCTGAGGACGGGCGACCTGGGAGAGGCTGCGCTCCACATCGAGGACGCCTGGCGATACCGCCGCCTTGACCGGGCTCTCATCGTGCTCGCCTTGCGCGCTGTTGTCACCCTGGGGACCGACCGTGACGGCGCACGACGGCTGTTCGGTGAACTGGCCGAGCAAGCCGAGAGCAGGATCAAGAGCGACCTGCGGGACTTCGGTGCTCACGACATGCTGGGCCTCGCCATCTGCGGCGTGCTCCTCGACACCGACCGGAAGCTCGATGGCGCGATCAATGCGTTCGACACCTCCCGGACGATCACCCAGGGCGCGGATACGGTGCTGCTGGAACGGCTCGAATTCCTGGTGAACCTGCTGGAAGGCCACACGCGCACCCCCCATCGGCTGGAGCCGGTCCTCGAGGCCTTGTCCGGTACCCGCACGCGACCGCCCGAGTGA
- a CDS encoding DNA-binding response regulator, with the protein MGLRVVVLDPLPMFRHGAEAVLSTAGHAVDAPGDVLAWARHRRDGVVLLSLLTDTDWELLERLSDESVVVALLDGGPPADGARAVWAGAAGVVPRGATAQALLRAVEATADGQAVLPAAVVTALATGPPAPPPMLTPVQLSWLRQLSTGSTVAQLAGRAGYSEREMFRLLKALYREMGVDDRIRAILRAQEFGWLSG; encoded by the coding sequence GTGGGCCTGCGTGTCGTGGTACTCGACCCGTTGCCGATGTTCCGGCACGGCGCCGAAGCTGTGCTGTCCACCGCCGGGCACGCGGTCGACGCCCCCGGCGACGTTCTCGCCTGGGCACGGCACCGCCGGGATGGCGTGGTGCTGCTGAGTTTGCTGACCGACACCGACTGGGAACTGCTGGAGCGGTTGAGTGACGAGAGCGTGGTCGTCGCTCTGCTCGACGGCGGGCCGCCCGCCGACGGCGCTCGTGCGGTGTGGGCCGGGGCGGCGGGCGTGGTGCCGCGTGGCGCGACCGCGCAGGCACTGCTGCGCGCGGTCGAGGCGACGGCCGACGGGCAGGCGGTGCTGCCGGCCGCGGTCGTGACGGCCCTCGCGACCGGGCCGCCCGCGCCACCGCCGATGCTGACCCCCGTGCAGCTCTCCTGGCTGCGGCAACTGTCGACCGGGTCGACGGTCGCCCAGCTGGCCGGCCGGGCGGGCTATTCCGAACGGGAGATGTTCCGGCTGCTGAAAGCCTTGTACCGCGAAATGGGCGTCGACGACCGCATACGGGCGATCCTGCGGGCCCAGGAGTTCGGCTGGCTGTCCGGCTGA
- a CDS encoding TetR/AcrR family transcriptional regulator: MSSARPPGRPRAGVNEAVFAATLSTVHALGYAAATVERIAAAAGVAKTTIYRRWPSKGELIVDCLLDAFGPLPLEGASRAEVMASSIRWIAAKIGEPGVGDAFAGVFSDAVSDPALREILATRLQDPYRLALQDALAEPENRILFFVDVVVGTLLHRMGMTGEPMADADVTALLEMVLPYFTDGAGPR, encoded by the coding sequence ATGAGTTCCGCCAGGCCTCCCGGCCGCCCCCGCGCCGGCGTCAACGAGGCGGTCTTCGCGGCCACGCTGAGCACGGTCCACGCCCTCGGCTACGCGGCGGCCACGGTCGAGCGCATCGCCGCCGCGGCGGGCGTCGCCAAGACGACGATCTACCGCCGCTGGCCGTCGAAGGGCGAGCTGATCGTGGACTGCCTCCTGGACGCGTTCGGCCCGCTGCCCCTGGAGGGCGCGAGCCGGGCCGAGGTCATGGCGTCGTCGATCCGCTGGATAGCCGCGAAGATCGGCGAGCCCGGAGTGGGCGACGCGTTCGCGGGCGTGTTCAGTGACGCCGTCAGCGACCCGGCCCTGCGCGAGATCCTGGCCACGCGCTTGCAGGACCCGTACCGCCTGGCCCTTCAGGACGCCCTCGCCGAGCCGGAGAACCGCATCCTGTTCTTCGTCGACGTGGTCGTCGGAACCCTGCTCCACCGCATGGGCATGACCGGCGAACCCATGGCCGACGCGGACGTGACGGCGTTGCTGGAGATGGTCCTGCCCTACTTCACCGACGGCGCCGGTCCGAGGTAG
- a CDS encoding alpha/beta hydrolase has translation MSESSTTQRPPVPDWSAITPGELVTYREAENRVRASGAARVITGEPDPGALIEWRDLALPGRDLPVRVYRPVSGNDVLPLVLHVHGGGFVGTAAQCDWVNSHVAARLPAVVVSVEHRLLDADTPLSAAVDDGWDALREVLRDAEEWGVDPARTAVFGESCGALISAMAAIRARDAGLRLLAQVLVNPAVDATGTMLDHASVTAYGDSPTLTVGQLELFRRLAVPPGTDARAVSPLYAGRLGGLAPALVVLPTHDPVADHGRRYADRLRAAGTSARLTEYPGAGHAFLSMPGVAPQAEAARAEILEFLRTSFATGEIR, from the coding sequence ATGAGCGAGAGCAGCACGACCCAGCGGCCACCGGTGCCGGACTGGTCGGCGATCACGCCCGGCGAACTGGTCACCTACCGCGAGGCCGAGAACCGCGTCCGGGCGTCCGGCGCGGCGCGGGTGATCACCGGGGAGCCCGATCCCGGTGCCCTGATCGAGTGGCGGGACCTCGCCCTTCCCGGCCGTGACCTGCCGGTCCGGGTGTACCGGCCGGTGAGCGGGAACGACGTGCTGCCCCTCGTGCTCCACGTGCACGGCGGCGGCTTCGTCGGCACGGCGGCGCAGTGCGACTGGGTGAACAGCCACGTCGCCGCCCGGTTGCCCGCGGTCGTCGTGTCGGTCGAGCACCGGCTCCTCGACGCGGACACGCCGCTCTCGGCGGCCGTCGACGACGGCTGGGACGCGCTCCGGGAAGTCCTGCGAGACGCCGAGGAGTGGGGCGTCGACCCGGCGCGAACCGCCGTTTTCGGCGAGAGCTGCGGCGCGCTGATCAGCGCGATGGCCGCGATCCGGGCCCGGGACGCCGGGCTCCGGCTCCTGGCTCAGGTGCTGGTCAACCCCGCCGTCGACGCGACCGGCACGATGCTCGACCACGCGTCGGTCACCGCATATGGCGACAGCCCGACGCTCACCGTGGGGCAGCTCGAACTCTTCCGGCGGCTCGCCGTTCCGCCGGGCACCGACGCCCGTGCGGTCTCGCCGCTCTACGCCGGCAGGCTGGGCGGCCTGGCGCCGGCGCTCGTGGTGCTGCCGACCCACGACCCGGTGGCCGACCACGGCCGCCGTTACGCCGACCGGCTGCGCGCGGCGGGGACTTCCGCGCGGCTCACCGAATATCCCGGGGCCGGGCACGCGTTCCTCAGCATGCCGGGCGTGGCACCGCAGGCCGAGGCCGCGCGGGCGGAGATCCTCGAGTTCCTCCGCACCTCTTTCGCCACCGGAGAAATCCGATGA
- a CDS encoding STAS domain-containing protein produces MTAAFTTATRASATGTVLEFAGELDAATSPAARAAIEALTLSRGEHLIVDLSALTFCDSSGISALLAARNLALAAEAGIALVGVPSQVQRSLRLIGLADFFPAHPTIADADRAWAAQR; encoded by the coding sequence GTGACCGCGGCGTTCACGACGGCCACCCGCGCGTCCGCCACGGGCACGGTGCTGGAGTTCGCCGGTGAGCTCGACGCCGCCACCTCGCCGGCCGCCCGCGCGGCGATCGAGGCCCTGACCCTGAGCCGCGGCGAGCACCTGATCGTCGACCTGTCGGCCCTGACGTTCTGCGACTCCAGCGGCATTTCCGCCCTTCTGGCGGCCCGCAACCTGGCCCTCGCGGCCGAGGCCGGGATCGCCCTGGTCGGGGTGCCGAGCCAGGTGCAGCGCAGCCTCCGGCTCATCGGCCTGGCCGACTTCTTCCCCGCGCACCCCACGATCGCCGACGCCGACCGCGCCTGGGCCGCTCAGCGGTAA
- a CDS encoding alpha/beta fold hydrolase: MDARSRNNVVVTGPADGPVVLLAHGFGCDQNLWRLVAPALAGRFRVVLFDHVGAGKSDIASWSAKRYAGLDAYAEDILGICDELDLRDVVLVGHSVSAMIAVLAVNRAPARFAKLVLLTPSPCYLDDGDYRGGFSRADIDELLDSLEANYLGWSAAMAPVIMGNPDRPELGGELTDSFCRTDPVIARVFARATFLSDNRADLPAVTVPTLVVQTAQDAIAPPEVGAFVRDRIAGSELVTLDAIGHCPQLSAPEATTDAIRTFAETP; the protein is encoded by the coding sequence ATGGACGCGCGCAGCAGGAACAACGTGGTCGTCACGGGCCCGGCCGACGGCCCCGTGGTGCTGCTCGCCCACGGTTTCGGCTGCGACCAGAACCTCTGGCGGCTCGTCGCCCCCGCGCTGGCCGGCCGCTTCCGCGTGGTGCTGTTCGACCACGTCGGCGCGGGGAAATCGGACATCGCGTCGTGGTCGGCCAAGCGGTACGCCGGGCTCGACGCCTACGCCGAGGACATCCTCGGGATCTGCGACGAGCTGGACCTGCGTGACGTCGTCCTCGTCGGGCACTCGGTGTCGGCGATGATCGCCGTGCTGGCCGTGAACCGCGCGCCGGCGCGGTTCGCCAAGCTGGTGCTGCTCACGCCGTCGCCGTGTTACCTCGACGACGGGGACTACCGCGGCGGGTTCAGCCGGGCGGACATCGACGAGCTGCTCGACTCCCTCGAAGCCAACTACCTGGGCTGGTCGGCGGCGATGGCGCCGGTGATCATGGGCAACCCGGACCGCCCCGAGCTCGGCGGCGAGCTGACGGACAGTTTCTGCCGCACCGACCCGGTCATCGCGCGGGTGTTCGCACGGGCCACGTTCCTCTCCGACAACCGCGCCGACCTGCCGGCGGTCACGGTGCCCACGCTGGTCGTCCAGACCGCGCAGGACGCCATCGCCCCGCCGGAGGTCGGCGCGTTCGTGCGCGACCGGATCGCCGGCAGCGAACTGGTGACGCTGGACGCGATCGGGCACTGCCCGCAGCTGAGCGCGCCAGAGGCGACCACTGACGCGATCCGAACGTTCGCGGAAACGCCGTGA
- a CDS encoding ricin-type beta-trefoil lectin domain protein, giving the protein MFRSPSLKLIHTLVAVVTGVAAVTGVAAARDPRPAQVDQAVVQDGHARFEVLTPTLIRLEYAGDDRFQDLTTFNAVNRSFPAPAYTTTVTGGVREIKTAGLTLRYRQNSGPFTRDNTSVLLTTTNVTAAPLFPSYCAFATACEAENGVPGGSASTAYDHTGNTGSGFLAGFTSVGASLAQDVSAVPSAGQYRLTVRYANAQGGDGQTTTRTLSTTVNGAPGPKLSLPATSSWNTWATASVTVPLTAGTNAVRIDRKSGDSGNVNLDSLAVTTTTAAYPAADTSLLATAYGAGPKSVLGGWDRSLDNPEAVPTPQHPGLLDRDGWYLLDDTHSAVLNADRTVTDRASHGAQPYQDGYFFGYGKDFKQGLGDLNALTGGTALLPRSAYGVWFSRYFAYSDNDYRTSLLPKFRSTFTPIDWLVVDTDWKSPSQWNGWNWNTALFPDPQGFLNWTKQQGLAVSLNIHTSIAGNDPKFAAANTTAGGLIADGSNYVWDWSNPAHLRSYFDLHKPFDAQGVRTWWLDYCSGCGRSSASDTGVAPDNFINQAYADHAAAQGLRGFSFGRIGGAEQGGIHSSYPLGPWSERRNTLQFTGDTPLSWDMLAYEARFTPDEAAAGLSNVSHDIGSFHGGHLPDDLYARWLQLGAFQPIDRLHSDHGDRLPWDYPGAAGDSAEKFLRLRESLVPYTYTLAKQANQTGVPITRPLYLNYPDQDAAYTHPQEYLYGDNVLVAPITAASGSVSAWIPPGTWTDYFTGTVYTGPSTATITKPLSEMPVLVKAGGIVPIRTNYTDNAAAPLDQLTLNVTAGADGSFSLYEDSGEGAGASSTTRFGWQDAARTLTVDAAAGTSPAKAYTLRLANAAAPTAVSVDGQRLPETAWAYNAHSRTVTVTTASLPSNARHTVTLTGTAADNPAAGQVTGRGGLCLAVHGGASADGTPLELAACDHSAGQQLTPPTGGGTVRVLGKCLDVAGGSTAAGTPVQLYTCNGTAAQAWSLTTAGKLTNAGRCLAATAAGDGMRLADCADTADQAWRFPPAPVTGPAGLCADVVDAYPASGSAVQLYGCNGTDAQRWSAPGDTSVRTLGKCLDVVNAGTANTTPVQLWDCNGSPAQQWVPAANGALRNVGAGRCLDDPDNAGKAGDRLRIYDCNASAAQRFALGS; this is encoded by the coding sequence GTGTTCCGATCACCGTCGCTGAAGCTGATCCACACCCTGGTCGCGGTCGTGACGGGCGTGGCCGCCGTCACCGGAGTCGCCGCCGCCCGGGATCCGAGACCCGCGCAGGTGGACCAGGCCGTCGTCCAGGACGGGCACGCCCGGTTCGAGGTGCTGACGCCGACGCTGATCCGGCTCGAATACGCCGGTGACGACCGGTTCCAGGACCTGACCACCTTCAACGCCGTGAACCGGTCCTTCCCCGCCCCCGCCTACACGACCACGGTGACCGGCGGCGTCCGCGAGATCAAGACCGCCGGCCTCACCCTGCGGTACCGGCAGAACAGCGGCCCGTTCACCCGCGACAACACGTCGGTGCTGCTCACGACGACGAACGTCACGGCCGCGCCGCTGTTCCCGTCCTACTGCGCCTTCGCCACGGCCTGCGAGGCCGAAAACGGCGTGCCGGGCGGGTCGGCGTCGACCGCCTACGACCACACCGGGAACACCGGTTCGGGATTCCTCGCCGGGTTCACGTCGGTCGGGGCGTCGCTCGCCCAGGACGTCTCCGCGGTGCCGTCGGCCGGGCAGTACCGGCTCACCGTCCGCTACGCGAACGCGCAGGGCGGCGACGGCCAGACCACCACGCGCACGCTGTCCACCACGGTCAACGGCGCGCCCGGGCCGAAGCTCTCGCTGCCGGCGACGTCGTCCTGGAACACCTGGGCGACCGCGTCGGTGACGGTTCCGCTGACCGCCGGGACGAACGCCGTCCGGATCGACCGCAAGTCCGGTGACTCGGGCAACGTCAACCTCGACAGCCTCGCCGTCACGACGACCACCGCGGCCTACCCCGCCGCCGACACCTCGCTGCTCGCGACCGCCTACGGCGCCGGGCCCAAGTCCGTGCTGGGCGGCTGGGACCGGTCGCTGGACAACCCGGAGGCCGTCCCGACGCCGCAGCACCCCGGCCTGCTCGACCGCGACGGCTGGTACCTGCTCGACGACACGCACTCGGCCGTCCTCAACGCCGACCGCACCGTCACGGACCGGGCGTCGCACGGCGCGCAGCCCTACCAGGACGGCTACTTCTTCGGCTACGGCAAGGACTTCAAGCAGGGCCTGGGCGACCTCAACGCCCTCACCGGCGGCACGGCGCTGCTGCCGCGGTCCGCTTACGGCGTCTGGTTCTCCCGCTACTTCGCCTACTCCGACAACGACTACCGCACGTCGCTGCTGCCGAAGTTCCGCTCCACCTTCACCCCGATCGACTGGCTGGTCGTCGACACCGACTGGAAGTCGCCGTCGCAGTGGAACGGCTGGAACTGGAACACCGCGCTCTTCCCGGACCCGCAAGGGTTCCTGAACTGGACGAAACAACAGGGCCTGGCCGTCTCGCTCAACATCCACACGTCCATCGCGGGCAACGACCCGAAGTTCGCGGCGGCGAACACGACCGCGGGCGGGCTGATCGCCGACGGCTCGAACTACGTGTGGGACTGGTCGAACCCGGCGCACCTGCGCTCCTACTTCGACCTGCACAAGCCGTTCGACGCCCAGGGCGTCCGGACGTGGTGGCTGGACTACTGCTCCGGCTGCGGCCGGTCGAGCGCGTCGGACACCGGTGTCGCGCCGGACAACTTCATCAACCAGGCCTACGCCGACCACGCGGCGGCCCAGGGCCTGCGCGGCTTCTCCTTCGGCCGCATCGGCGGCGCCGAACAGGGCGGCATCCACAGCAGCTACCCGCTCGGGCCCTGGTCGGAGCGCCGCAACACGCTCCAGTTCACCGGCGACACCCCGCTGAGCTGGGACATGCTCGCCTACGAAGCCCGCTTCACGCCGGACGAGGCGGCCGCCGGGCTCAGCAACGTCAGCCACGACATCGGCAGCTTCCACGGCGGGCACCTGCCCGACGACCTCTACGCGCGGTGGCTGCAGCTGGGCGCGTTCCAGCCGATCGACCGGCTGCACTCCGACCACGGCGACCGGCTGCCGTGGGACTACCCCGGCGCGGCGGGCGACAGCGCGGAGAAGTTCCTGCGGCTGCGCGAGTCGCTGGTGCCCTACACCTACACGCTGGCCAAGCAGGCGAACCAGACCGGCGTGCCGATCACCCGGCCGCTCTACCTGAACTACCCGGACCAGGACGCGGCCTACACCCACCCGCAGGAGTACCTGTACGGCGACAACGTCCTCGTCGCGCCGATCACCGCCGCGAGCGGCTCGGTCTCGGCGTGGATCCCGCCGGGCACCTGGACCGACTACTTCACCGGCACCGTCTACACGGGACCGTCGACCGCGACGATCACCAAGCCGCTGTCGGAGATGCCGGTGCTCGTCAAGGCCGGCGGCATCGTGCCGATCCGCACCAACTACACCGACAACGCCGCCGCGCCGCTGGACCAGCTCACGCTGAACGTGACGGCGGGCGCCGACGGGAGCTTCTCGCTGTACGAGGACTCCGGCGAAGGCGCCGGCGCGTCGTCGACCACCCGGTTCGGCTGGCAGGACGCCGCGAGGACGTTGACGGTCGACGCGGCCGCCGGCACCTCCCCGGCCAAGGCCTACACCCTGCGGCTGGCCAACGCGGCCGCGCCGACCGCGGTCTCGGTGGACGGCCAGCGGCTGCCCGAGACGGCGTGGGCCTACAACGCGCACTCCCGCACGGTCACCGTGACCACGGCGAGCCTGCCGTCGAACGCCCGGCACACCGTCACCTTGACCGGCACCGCCGCCGACAACCCGGCGGCGGGCCAGGTGACCGGCCGCGGCGGGCTCTGCCTCGCCGTCCACGGCGGCGCGTCGGCCGACGGCACGCCGCTGGAGCTGGCCGCCTGCGACCACTCGGCGGGCCAGCAGCTCACCCCGCCGACCGGTGGGGGCACGGTGCGCGTCCTCGGCAAGTGCCTCGACGTCGCCGGCGGCTCGACGGCCGCGGGCACGCCGGTGCAGCTCTACACCTGCAACGGGACAGCCGCGCAGGCGTGGAGCCTGACCACGGCGGGCAAGCTGACGAACGCCGGCCGGTGCCTGGCCGCCACGGCGGCGGGCGACGGGATGCGCCTGGCCGACTGCGCCGACACGGCCGACCAGGCCTGGCGCTTCCCGCCGGCACCGGTCACGGGCCCGGCCGGGCTCTGCGCCGACGTCGTCGACGCCTACCCCGCGTCGGGCAGCGCGGTGCAGCTCTACGGCTGCAACGGCACCGACGCGCAGCGGTGGTCCGCGCCGGGTGACACGTCGGTGCGCACGCTCGGGAAATGCCTCGACGTCGTCAACGCCGGCACCGCGAACACCACGCCGGTGCAGCTGTGGGACTGCAACGGAAGCCCGGCGCAGCAATGGGTTCCGGCCGCGAACGGGGCGCTGCGCAACGTCGGTGCGGGCCGCTGCCTGGACGACCCGGACAACGCCGGCAAAGCCGGGGACCGGCTGCGGATCTACGACTGCAACGCCTCCGCCGCGCAGCGCTTCGCCCTGGGATCCTGA
- a CDS encoding sigma factor-like helix-turn-helix DNA-binding protein has product MTTGSPTRPVASWRPAETDLPGRMLTLVYRVAMQTGRSQRTSTALCRRVLAAAPEVDRRCRNAAAERQVRARVLVALRADLAPRIERARLDAALHDAVLLDEVAQLPPRQRFALWSTAVDRLTTAELATRTGWTPPQIARLLRAALRTVTSGATLPE; this is encoded by the coding sequence ATGACGACCGGCAGCCCCACCCGGCCGGTGGCGTCCTGGCGGCCCGCCGAAACCGATCTTCCCGGGCGGATGCTGACGCTCGTCTACCGCGTCGCGATGCAGACCGGGCGGTCCCAGCGCACGAGCACCGCGTTGTGCCGCCGGGTGCTCGCCGCGGCACCCGAGGTGGACCGGCGCTGCCGGAACGCCGCCGCCGAACGGCAGGTGCGCGCCCGTGTCCTGGTGGCGCTGCGGGCGGACCTGGCGCCGCGGATCGAGCGTGCACGGCTGGACGCGGCCCTGCACGACGCCGTCCTGCTCGACGAGGTCGCGCAGCTGCCGCCCCGCCAGCGCTTCGCCCTGTGGTCCACCGCCGTGGACCGCCTCACGACGGCCGAGCTGGCCACCCGCACGGGCTGGACGCCGCCGCAGATCGCCCGGCTGCTGCGGGCCGCGCTGCGGACCGTGACCTCGGGCGCCACGCTGCCGGAGTGA
- a CDS encoding STAS domain-containing protein: protein MSSNEPPEPPPLVIPDEQPALQCSVSRRGSAVVVAVADELDLLTVPEFSRTLTALQAAAAGPVVLDLTAVTFLDSSGINAIVRASRDADDNPTRLRVVATGPTVLKTIQLAGAHELITLAPTVDDALALP from the coding sequence GTGTCCAGCAACGAACCCCCTGAGCCGCCGCCGCTGGTGATCCCCGACGAGCAGCCGGCCTTGCAGTGCAGTGTCAGCCGCCGCGGCAGCGCGGTCGTCGTCGCCGTGGCCGACGAGCTCGACCTCCTGACCGTCCCGGAGTTCAGCCGGACCCTGACCGCGCTGCAGGCGGCCGCGGCCGGGCCCGTCGTGCTGGACCTGACGGCGGTGACCTTCCTCGACTCGAGCGGCATCAACGCCATCGTCCGGGCCAGCCGCGACGCCGACGACAACCCCACCCGGCTGCGGGTCGTCGCCACCGGCCCCACGGTGCTCAAGACCATCCAGCTCGCCGGCGCCCACGAGCTGATCACGCTCGCCCCGACCGTCGACGACGCGCTGGCCCTGCCCTGA